DNA sequence from the Candidatus Brocadia sp. genome:
AATGATATCATCTGTCAATTTTTTAAATTCAAGTCCCATTTTCTTGCCTTCCTGTTTTCCTCAGATATTTTTTGTTATAAAAGGGCAAAATATCCTTTTAAGAGACCGTCGCCTACTGCCTACTGCCTACTGCCTACTGCCTACCGAAACATTATTGTTTTCACCAAATATATTCCGAAGTGATGCTACCATACGGTCATCTTCAAATGGTTTGACCACGTAATCGGCTGCCCCATGCCGGATGGATTCCATTAATGCGTCTTGCTGGTCAATGGCGGAAATCATGACGACCTTTGCCTGTTTATCAAAGGCAATAATCTCTTTGAGCCCTTGAATTCCATCAACTTCTGGCATTACAATATCCATGGTTACCGCATCGGGTCTCAATTCCTTGTACTTTTCTAATGCCTCCCTGCCATTACCGGCCTCTCCTGCAATCTCAAATCCATGGCGCGTCAAAACTTGCCTGATTATCATTCTTATGACTTTTGCATCATCTACTACTAATATCTTTTTCATGTTTTTACTCCTATAGAATCTAACAATTTCGCAAACGATGTCATTTCAGGAACCAAAAACAGATAACATTCGAGTTCGGTACCACTAATTTCAAATATTGTTTCTATCAGTAAGAGCTTATCATCCACCATGCCT
Encoded proteins:
- a CDS encoding response regulator: MKKILVVDDAKVIRMIIRQVLTRHGFEIAGEAGNGREALEKYKELRPDAVTMDIVMPEVDGIQGLKEIIAFDKQAKVVMISAIDQQDALMESIRHGAADYVVKPFEDDRMVASLRNIFGENNNVSVGSRQ